A section of the Lepidochelys kempii isolate rLepKem1 chromosome 4, rLepKem1.hap2, whole genome shotgun sequence genome encodes:
- the LOC140910896 gene encoding homeobox protein EMX1, with product MFQPAAKRCFTIESLVAKDNHLASEDPIRPTALNYPNPSAAEAFVNGFHSAAAGRPLYSSPELVFPEAVSHPSLSVHPHQLGASQLPHPHSFFAPQHRDPLNFYPWVLRNRFFGHRFQGSEVSQEGLLLHGPFARKPKRIRTAFSPSQLLRLERAFEKNHYVVGAERKQLASSLSLSETQVKVWFQNRRTKYKRQKLEEEGPESDQKKKGSHHINRWRIATKQSNGEDIDVTSND from the exons ATGTTCCAGCCAGCAGCTAAGCGGTGCTTCACCATCGAGTCGCTGGTGGCGAAGGACAATCACTTGGCTTCAGAGGACCCCATCCGACCTACAGCCCTCAACTACCCCAACCCCTCCGCGGCCGAGGCCTTCGTCAATGGCTTTCACAGCGCGGCAGCCGGCCGGCCCCTGTACAGCAGCCCGGAGCTGGTCTTCCCAGAGGCCGTGAGCCACCCCTCCTTGAGCGTCCACCCGCACCAGCTGGGCGCCTCCCAGCTCCCGCATCCGCACTCCTTCTTCGCCCCCCAGCACAGAGACCCCCTCAACTTCTACCCCTGGGTGCTGAGGAACAGGTTCTTCGGGCACCGCTTTCAAG GGAGCGAGGTGTCCCAGGAGGGTTTGCTACTGCACGGGCCCTTTGCCAGGAAGCCCAAGCGGATCCGCACGGccttctccccatcccagctcctgAGGCTCGAGAGGGCCTTCGAGAAGAACCACTACGTGGTGGGGGCCGAGCGCAAACAGCTGGCCAGCAGCCTCAGCCTCTCCGAGACCCAG GTGAAAGTGTGGTTCCAAAACAGAAGGACGAAATACAAGAGGCAGAAGCTGGAAGAGGAAGGCCCCGAATCAGACCAGAAGAAGAAAGGTTCCCATCACATCAATAGATGGCGGATTGCCACCAAACAGTCCAACGGGGAAGACATTGATGTCACATCTAATGACTAG